Proteins encoded within one genomic window of Gadus macrocephalus chromosome 16, ASM3116895v1:
- the scn3b gene encoding sodium channel subunit beta-3 isoform X3, whose product MKLTCIACMTREEVKSLTRVDWFYLTNNDTLLIPIFQYRNGRPKEVEGPWEKRLLWNGSVDLQDLSIWILNVSLNDSGTYRCDVFRQFKFDYFTPSVNKTKVIQLKVYPTAKVNPASLYSEVMMYVLLVFLTLWLLVEMVYCYRKISRADDPTQDPATNYLAIPSEQKDNPAEPVTDVTE is encoded by the exons ATGAAGCTCACCTGCATCGCCTGCATGACCAGAGAGGAGGTCAAGTCGCTGACGCGCGTGGACTGGTTCTACCTCACCAACAATGACACCCTGCTCATCCCC ATCTTCCAGTATAGGAATGGGCGCCCgaaggaggtggagggcccCTGGGAGAAACGTCTCTTGTGGAACGGGAGTGTGGACCTTCAGGACCTCTCCATTTGGATCCTGAACGTCTCCCTTAACGACAGCGGTACCTATCGCTGCGACGTGTTTCGTCAGTTTAAGTTTGACTACTTCACCCCCTCGGTCAACAAGACCAAGGTAATCCAGTTGAAGGTGTATCCAACAG CCAAAGTCAACCCGGCGTCACTGTACTCAGAGGTCATGATGTACGTGCTGCTGGTGTTCCTCACCCTGTGGCTCCTGGTGGAGATGGTCTACTGCTACAGGAAGATCTCCAGAGCCGACGACCCCACCCAGGACCCCGC GACAAACTACCTAGCCATACCTTCTGAGCAAAAAGACAATCCAGCTGAGCCGGTTACTGATGTTACCGAATAA
- the scn3b gene encoding sodium channel subunit beta-3 isoform X1: protein MIGPLSGRLHTLLLLMCAVRLGHAVCVDIPSETEAVVGRTMKLTCIACMTREEVKSLTRVDWFYLTNNDTLLIPIFQYRNGRPKEVEGPWEKRLLWNGSVDLQDLSIWILNVSLNDSGTYRCDVFRQFKFDYFTPSVNKTKVIQLKVYPTAKVNPASLYSEVMMYVLLVFLTLWLLVEMVYCYRKISRADDPTQDPATNYLAIPSEQKDNPAEPVTDVTE from the exons ATGATAGGGCCTCTCAGCGGTCGGCTGCATACGTTGTTACTTTTAATGTGTGCGG TGCGTTTGGGCCATGCGGTGTGCGTGGACATCCCCTCAGAGACTGAGGCTGTGGTGGGCAGGACCATGAAGCTCACCTGCATCGCCTGCATGACCAGAGAGGAGGTCAAGTCGCTGACGCGCGTGGACTGGTTCTACCTCACCAACAATGACACCCTGCTCATCCCC ATCTTCCAGTATAGGAATGGGCGCCCgaaggaggtggagggcccCTGGGAGAAACGTCTCTTGTGGAACGGGAGTGTGGACCTTCAGGACCTCTCCATTTGGATCCTGAACGTCTCCCTTAACGACAGCGGTACCTATCGCTGCGACGTGTTTCGTCAGTTTAAGTTTGACTACTTCACCCCCTCGGTCAACAAGACCAAGGTAATCCAGTTGAAGGTGTATCCAACAG CCAAAGTCAACCCGGCGTCACTGTACTCAGAGGTCATGATGTACGTGCTGCTGGTGTTCCTCACCCTGTGGCTCCTGGTGGAGATGGTCTACTGCTACAGGAAGATCTCCAGAGCCGACGACCCCACCCAGGACCCCGC GACAAACTACCTAGCCATACCTTCTGAGCAAAAAGACAATCCAGCTGAGCCGGTTACTGATGTTACCGAATAA
- the si:ch211-286b4.4 gene encoding uncharacterized protein si:ch211-286b4.4 isoform X2, with translation MGKNRAFQHSDGSCLCRTGFIFYNQLDFKSSSADSQVDCQPEVNRRCAAGQVRLAASRECVSPSLYPCNVTCGAHGGTVDPEMGICRCERYVSSEELCNSSCVAGLPQLSARLAADGQLILSLQQMDRRLWVRNGRDILGPDVHLKNIGKVHVVQFVPDGVFGWIFTDRTLMIQFLSDEGELLHDKDRSKRDTETKGTARTPVTLPRIPNPIGCLSSGDMIVFQLTINHTDRSLSHFPVYHKDHLFNSNPGWDFGAFRRLQVLMKQTHFNSTRFAHVFSETGKYVLVDSAVPERSVVVVVSDRGTQCDPRAAVFQPQTPAQLVRFGILKQPRLNLLPDWGVIVAVLSLLLLLVVVLTSIALVLRPSKAKLILQWRNKPRWRSLGEPCCPVEYLPQGDSVSAPLNCAGLLGNRGVGEGAEAEEPAVSKGERFDLEEFNVKTLYDKLEDQNLHLASQLARHRKDTQEFYRNMCQQADGLQNLLENMDEKKLSLLKELGLDSMERKLYAGGEKKKQADASVALLGAVLGSVEALILRLTGEGWQNQDLPSPPHCLDNHECEEYGQNSEAHVCDPQSSPRNLTKIAGPHQDSGHSLSDHDLSKLVAITPLSRTLQEIQQSLQNLTSAGPDVNDQAVIEDQPLQPIPVPLDNLPPQHSAIFLFGCQVMRLLGKLPLFPPVLLLIAKSIPVSSWSSPGGLLAHCSGGFYFDKSNQILYLSEAKLQHVGQFIATILQAMAYVASGSRPQIFMQALHQAISALSLQLFNVSFKLDQPEDSEAPQRSQHGSLPDDFLNVSVPYEEYFTEDLLASRLQKYKFFKLEQLIRDLKHGPQTAKQRNMGVSPEGNPAQVSSIEEEIDRLNESFLHLSLQLQKRGQMHTQRWESQHTSTDHAARPAGTELPALSRNGTILVELQRRYVSQKLDELQITLEQRGPCQRPDGPSQDGPKKNPTATDSYTAQQGGHTPGPEDHQNHHDHGALSEGCRQDTAPTYYHSQSQPSVVAESGQFGNYLLEGHVSDQKAQAS, from the exons ATGGGGAAGAACCGTGCGTTCCAGCACTCAGACGGGTCCTGTCTGTGTCGGACTGGCTTCATCTTCTACAACCAGCTGGACTTTAAAAGCTCCAGCGCAGACAGTCAGGTGGACTGCCAGCCTGAG GTGAATAGGCGCTGCGCCGCGGGACAGGTGCGGCTGGCGGCGTCCCGCGagtgcgtctccccctccctgtacCCGTGCAACGTCACCTGCGGAGCCCACGGCGGGACGGTGGACCCGGAGATGGGCAT CTGTCGGTGTGAGCGCTACGTGTCCTCCGAGGAGCTGTGCAACTCTTCCTGCGTGGCCGGCCTGCCGCAGCTCTCCGCCCGGCTCGCCGCTGACGGACAGCTCATCCTCAGCCTGCAGCAGATGGACAGACGGCTGTGGGTCCGG AATGGCAGGGATATTTTGGGCCCCGATGTCCATTTGAAGAACATTGGGAAGGTCCATGTAGTCCAGTTTGTCCCTGATGGCGTGTTTGGTTGGATCTTCACGGACAGAACATTGATGATTCAATTTCTGTCAG ATGAGGGGGAACTCCTTCACGACAAGGATAGGagtaagagagacacagaaaccaAAGGGACTGCTCGGACGCCCGTCACTCTTCCACGAATCCCGAATCCCATCGGCTGTCTGTCCTCTGGAGACATGATAGTGTTCCAGCTCACCATCAACCACACTG ACCGCAGCCTCAGCCACTTCCCGGTGTATCACAAAGACCACCTGTTCAACAGCAACCCCGGCTGGGATTTCGGGGCCTTCCGGCGTCTCCAGGTCCTCATGAAGCAGACACACTTCAACTCAACAAG GTTCGCCCATGTGTTCTCGGAGACAGGGAAGTACGTGCTGGTGGACAGCGCAGTGCCTGAgaggagtgtggtggtggtggtgagtgacaGGGGGACGCAGTGTGACCCCAGGGCGGCCGTGTTCCAGCCCCAGACCCCCGCACAGCTGGTCCGCTTTGGGATCCTCAAGCAACCCCGCCTCAACCTGCTGCCCGACTGGGGGGTCATCGTCG CGGTCCTGagtctcctgctgctgctggtggtggtgctgaccaGTATAGCGCTGGTTCTGAGGCCCAGCAAAGCCAAGCTGATCCTGCAGTGGAGGAACAAACCACGCTGGCGGAGCCTGGGGGAGCCCTGCTGTCCCGTGGAGTACCTTCCCCAGGGAGACAG CGTATCCGCCCCACTAAACTGTGCAGGCCTACTAGGTAACAGAGGAGTAGGAGAGGGGGCAGAGGCAGAAGAACCTGCCGTCTCAAAGGGAG AGCGTTTTGACTTGGAGGAGTTCAACGTTAAAACCCTGTACGACAAACTGGAGGACCAAAACCTGCACCTGGCTTCACAGTTGGCCCGCCACcgcaaagacacacaggaaTTCTACAGGAACATGTGCCAGCAGGCCGATGGCTTACAG AATCTTTTAGAAAACATGGATGAAAAGAAATTAAGTCTTCTGAAGGAGCTGGGCCTTGACTCCATGGAGCGTAAGCTCTATGCTgggggagagaagaaaaaacaag CCGATGCTTCTGTGGCCCTGCTGGGTGCTGTTCTGGGGTCTGTGGAAGCCCTCATACTCCGGCTGACGGGGGAAGGCTGGCAGAATCAGGATCTGCCCTCACCACCCCACTGCCTAGACAACCATGAGTGTGAGGAGTATGGACAAAACAGCGAAGCACACGTGTGTGATCCACAG TCGTCCCCGAGGAATTTAACCAAAATAGCAGGTCCTCATCAAGATTCAG GCCATTCGCTGAGTGACCATGACCTGTCCAAGCTGGTGGCCATAACTCCTCTGTCTAGAACTCTGCAGGAGATCCAGCAATCTCTACAGAATCTAACTTCAGCTGGCCCTG ATGTTAACGACCAGGCTGTTATTGAAGACCAGCCCCTGCAGCCAATTCCGGTCCCCCTGGACAATCTTCCTCCACAGCACTCTGCCATTTTCCTGTTTGGTTGCCAGGTGATGCGGTTGCTAGGCAAATTGCCTTTGTTCCCGCCTGTGCTTTTGTTGATCGCAAAGTCCATCCCtgtctcctcctggtcctccccgGGGGGTTTGCTGGCGCATTGCTCGGggggcttttactttgacaAGAGCAATCAGATACTCTACCTCTCTGAGGCCAAGCTTCAGCACGTGGGTCAGTTCATCGCCACCATCCTCCAGGCCATGGCCTATGTGGCATCAG GGTCCAGGCCGCAGATCTTTATGCAGGCCCTTCATCAGGCAATATCAGCGCTGAGCCTTCAGCTCTTCAACGTCTCCTTTAAGTTGGACCAG CCGGAAGACTCTGAGGCTCCACAGAGGTCACAGCACGGCTCGTTACCCGACGACTTCCTCAACGTCAGCGTCCCCTACGAGGAGTATTTCACTGAGGATCTCCTAGCTAGCAG ACTTCAGAAATACAAGTTTTTCAAATTAGAGCAGCTAATCAGAGATCTGAAACATGGACCACAAACAGCTAAGCAGAGAAACATGG GTGTATCCCCTGAAGGTAATCCTGCTCAG GTCTCCTCCATAGAGGAGGAAATAGATCGCTTGAATGAATCCTTCCTACATCTGAGTCTCCAGCTGCAGAAAAGAGGTCAGATGCACACTCAGCGCTGGGAGAGTCAGCATACTTCAACCGATCATGCggct AGGCCAGCCGGCACAGAGCTGCCAGCCCTCAGTCGTAATGGAACAATCCTGGTGGAGCTCCAAAGACGATACGTGTCCCAGAAACTCGACGAGCTGCAAATCACATTAGAGCAGAGAGGACCGTGCCAGCGGCCCGATGGCCCCTCACAAGACGGGCCCAAGAAGAACCCAACAGCCACCGACAGCTACACCGCTCAGCAGGGGGGACACACCCCCGGCCCAGAAGACCATCAGAACCACCACGACCACGGGGCTCTTTCAGAGGGCTGCAGGCAGGACACGGCTCCAACTTATTACCACAGTCAGAGCCAACCATCGGTAGTCGCAGAGAGCGGACAGTTTGGAAACTATTTATTAGAAGGGCATGTTTCCGACCAGAAGGCTCAAGCTTCCTGA
- the scn3b gene encoding sodium channel subunit beta-3 isoform X2 — protein sequence MIGPLSGRLHTLLLLMCAVRLGHAVCVDIPSETEAVVGRTMKLTCIACMTREEVKSLTRVDWFYLTNNDTLLIPIFQYRNGRPKEVEGPWEKRLLWNGSVDLQDLSIWILNVSLNDSGTYRCDVFRQFKFDYFTPSVNKTKVIQLKVYPTAKVNPASLYSEVMMYVLLVFLTLWLLVEMVYCYRKISRADDPTQDPAY from the exons ATGATAGGGCCTCTCAGCGGTCGGCTGCATACGTTGTTACTTTTAATGTGTGCGG TGCGTTTGGGCCATGCGGTGTGCGTGGACATCCCCTCAGAGACTGAGGCTGTGGTGGGCAGGACCATGAAGCTCACCTGCATCGCCTGCATGACCAGAGAGGAGGTCAAGTCGCTGACGCGCGTGGACTGGTTCTACCTCACCAACAATGACACCCTGCTCATCCCC ATCTTCCAGTATAGGAATGGGCGCCCgaaggaggtggagggcccCTGGGAGAAACGTCTCTTGTGGAACGGGAGTGTGGACCTTCAGGACCTCTCCATTTGGATCCTGAACGTCTCCCTTAACGACAGCGGTACCTATCGCTGCGACGTGTTTCGTCAGTTTAAGTTTGACTACTTCACCCCCTCGGTCAACAAGACCAAGGTAATCCAGTTGAAGGTGTATCCAACAG CCAAAGTCAACCCGGCGTCACTGTACTCAGAGGTCATGATGTACGTGCTGCTGGTGTTCCTCACCCTGTGGCTCCTGGTGGAGATGGTCTACTGCTACAGGAAGATCTCCAGAGCCGACGACCCCACCCAGGACCCCGC GTACTGA
- the si:ch211-286b4.4 gene encoding uncharacterized protein si:ch211-286b4.4 isoform X1: MGKNRAFQHSDGSCLCRTGFIFYNQLDFKSSSADSQVDCQPEVNRRCAAGQVRLAASRECVSPSLYPCNVTCGAHGGTVDPEMGICRCERYVSSEELCNSSCVAGLPQLSARLAADGQLILSLQQMDRRLWVRNGRDILGPDVHLKNIGKVHVVQFVPDGVFGWIFTDRTLMIQFLSDEGELLHDKDRSKRDTETKGTARTPVTLPRIPNPIGCLSSGDMIVFQLTINHTDRSLSHFPVYHKDHLFNSNPGWDFGAFRRLQVLMKQTHFNSTRFAHVFSETGKYVLVDSAVPERSVVVVVSDRGTQCDPRAAVFQPQTPAQLVRFGILKQPRLNLLPDWGVIVAVLSLLLLLVVVLTSIALVLRPSKAKLILQWRNKPRWRSLGEPCCPVEYLPQGDSVSAPLNCAGLLGNRGVGEGAEAEEPAVSKGERFDLEEFNVKTLYDKLEDQNLHLASQLARHRKDTQEFYRNMCQQADGLQNLLENMDEKKLSLLKELGLDSMERKLYAGGEKKKQADASVALLGAVLGSVEALILRLTGEGWQNQDLPSPPHCLDNHECEEYGQNSEAHVCDPQSSPRNLTKIAGPHQDSGHSLSDHDLSKLVAITPLSRTLQEIQQSLQNLTSAGPDVNDQAVIEDQPLQPIPVPLDNLPPQHSAIFLFGCQVMRLLGKLPLFPPVLLLIAKSIPVSSWSSPGGLLAHCSGGFYFDKSNQILYLSEAKLQHVGQFIATILQAMAYVASGSRPQIFMQALHQAISALSLQLFNVSFKLDQMVLFQPEDSEAPQRSQHGSLPDDFLNVSVPYEEYFTEDLLASRLQKYKFFKLEQLIRDLKHGPQTAKQRNMGVSPEGNPAQVSSIEEEIDRLNESFLHLSLQLQKRGQMHTQRWESQHTSTDHAARPAGTELPALSRNGTILVELQRRYVSQKLDELQITLEQRGPCQRPDGPSQDGPKKNPTATDSYTAQQGGHTPGPEDHQNHHDHGALSEGCRQDTAPTYYHSQSQPSVVAESGQFGNYLLEGHVSDQKAQAS, translated from the exons ATGGGGAAGAACCGTGCGTTCCAGCACTCAGACGGGTCCTGTCTGTGTCGGACTGGCTTCATCTTCTACAACCAGCTGGACTTTAAAAGCTCCAGCGCAGACAGTCAGGTGGACTGCCAGCCTGAG GTGAATAGGCGCTGCGCCGCGGGACAGGTGCGGCTGGCGGCGTCCCGCGagtgcgtctccccctccctgtacCCGTGCAACGTCACCTGCGGAGCCCACGGCGGGACGGTGGACCCGGAGATGGGCAT CTGTCGGTGTGAGCGCTACGTGTCCTCCGAGGAGCTGTGCAACTCTTCCTGCGTGGCCGGCCTGCCGCAGCTCTCCGCCCGGCTCGCCGCTGACGGACAGCTCATCCTCAGCCTGCAGCAGATGGACAGACGGCTGTGGGTCCGG AATGGCAGGGATATTTTGGGCCCCGATGTCCATTTGAAGAACATTGGGAAGGTCCATGTAGTCCAGTTTGTCCCTGATGGCGTGTTTGGTTGGATCTTCACGGACAGAACATTGATGATTCAATTTCTGTCAG ATGAGGGGGAACTCCTTCACGACAAGGATAGGagtaagagagacacagaaaccaAAGGGACTGCTCGGACGCCCGTCACTCTTCCACGAATCCCGAATCCCATCGGCTGTCTGTCCTCTGGAGACATGATAGTGTTCCAGCTCACCATCAACCACACTG ACCGCAGCCTCAGCCACTTCCCGGTGTATCACAAAGACCACCTGTTCAACAGCAACCCCGGCTGGGATTTCGGGGCCTTCCGGCGTCTCCAGGTCCTCATGAAGCAGACACACTTCAACTCAACAAG GTTCGCCCATGTGTTCTCGGAGACAGGGAAGTACGTGCTGGTGGACAGCGCAGTGCCTGAgaggagtgtggtggtggtggtgagtgacaGGGGGACGCAGTGTGACCCCAGGGCGGCCGTGTTCCAGCCCCAGACCCCCGCACAGCTGGTCCGCTTTGGGATCCTCAAGCAACCCCGCCTCAACCTGCTGCCCGACTGGGGGGTCATCGTCG CGGTCCTGagtctcctgctgctgctggtggtggtgctgaccaGTATAGCGCTGGTTCTGAGGCCCAGCAAAGCCAAGCTGATCCTGCAGTGGAGGAACAAACCACGCTGGCGGAGCCTGGGGGAGCCCTGCTGTCCCGTGGAGTACCTTCCCCAGGGAGACAG CGTATCCGCCCCACTAAACTGTGCAGGCCTACTAGGTAACAGAGGAGTAGGAGAGGGGGCAGAGGCAGAAGAACCTGCCGTCTCAAAGGGAG AGCGTTTTGACTTGGAGGAGTTCAACGTTAAAACCCTGTACGACAAACTGGAGGACCAAAACCTGCACCTGGCTTCACAGTTGGCCCGCCACcgcaaagacacacaggaaTTCTACAGGAACATGTGCCAGCAGGCCGATGGCTTACAG AATCTTTTAGAAAACATGGATGAAAAGAAATTAAGTCTTCTGAAGGAGCTGGGCCTTGACTCCATGGAGCGTAAGCTCTATGCTgggggagagaagaaaaaacaag CCGATGCTTCTGTGGCCCTGCTGGGTGCTGTTCTGGGGTCTGTGGAAGCCCTCATACTCCGGCTGACGGGGGAAGGCTGGCAGAATCAGGATCTGCCCTCACCACCCCACTGCCTAGACAACCATGAGTGTGAGGAGTATGGACAAAACAGCGAAGCACACGTGTGTGATCCACAG TCGTCCCCGAGGAATTTAACCAAAATAGCAGGTCCTCATCAAGATTCAG GCCATTCGCTGAGTGACCATGACCTGTCCAAGCTGGTGGCCATAACTCCTCTGTCTAGAACTCTGCAGGAGATCCAGCAATCTCTACAGAATCTAACTTCAGCTGGCCCTG ATGTTAACGACCAGGCTGTTATTGAAGACCAGCCCCTGCAGCCAATTCCGGTCCCCCTGGACAATCTTCCTCCACAGCACTCTGCCATTTTCCTGTTTGGTTGCCAGGTGATGCGGTTGCTAGGCAAATTGCCTTTGTTCCCGCCTGTGCTTTTGTTGATCGCAAAGTCCATCCCtgtctcctcctggtcctccccgGGGGGTTTGCTGGCGCATTGCTCGGggggcttttactttgacaAGAGCAATCAGATACTCTACCTCTCTGAGGCCAAGCTTCAGCACGTGGGTCAGTTCATCGCCACCATCCTCCAGGCCATGGCCTATGTGGCATCAG GGTCCAGGCCGCAGATCTTTATGCAGGCCCTTCATCAGGCAATATCAGCGCTGAGCCTTCAGCTCTTCAACGTCTCCTTTAAGTTGGACCAG ATGGTGTTGTTTCAGCCGGAAGACTCTGAGGCTCCACAGAGGTCACAGCACGGCTCGTTACCCGACGACTTCCTCAACGTCAGCGTCCCCTACGAGGAGTATTTCACTGAGGATCTCCTAGCTAGCAG ACTTCAGAAATACAAGTTTTTCAAATTAGAGCAGCTAATCAGAGATCTGAAACATGGACCACAAACAGCTAAGCAGAGAAACATGG GTGTATCCCCTGAAGGTAATCCTGCTCAG GTCTCCTCCATAGAGGAGGAAATAGATCGCTTGAATGAATCCTTCCTACATCTGAGTCTCCAGCTGCAGAAAAGAGGTCAGATGCACACTCAGCGCTGGGAGAGTCAGCATACTTCAACCGATCATGCggct AGGCCAGCCGGCACAGAGCTGCCAGCCCTCAGTCGTAATGGAACAATCCTGGTGGAGCTCCAAAGACGATACGTGTCCCAGAAACTCGACGAGCTGCAAATCACATTAGAGCAGAGAGGACCGTGCCAGCGGCCCGATGGCCCCTCACAAGACGGGCCCAAGAAGAACCCAACAGCCACCGACAGCTACACCGCTCAGCAGGGGGGACACACCCCCGGCCCAGAAGACCATCAGAACCACCACGACCACGGGGCTCTTTCAGAGGGCTGCAGGCAGGACACGGCTCCAACTTATTACCACAGTCAGAGCCAACCATCGGTAGTCGCAGAGAGCGGACAGTTTGGAAACTATTTATTAGAAGGGCATGTTTCCGACCAGAAGGCTCAAGCTTCCTGA